From Micromonospora rifamycinica, a single genomic window includes:
- the mnhG gene encoding monovalent cation/H(+) antiporter subunit G, translated as MSVGTALDWLAAVALVCGALLSLAAGIGVLRFPDVLDRMHAATKPQVLGVLLLLVGLALRLRTAADLGMIVLVGVFQLATAPVAAQMIGRAAYRSGRVDRGLLDVDELAEPGPQGRR; from the coding sequence GTGAGCGTGGGTACGGCACTCGACTGGCTGGCCGCCGTCGCCCTGGTCTGCGGGGCGCTGCTCAGCCTCGCCGCCGGGATCGGCGTGCTGCGCTTCCCGGACGTGCTGGACCGGATGCACGCCGCCACGAAACCCCAGGTGCTGGGGGTGCTGCTGTTGCTGGTCGGGCTGGCGCTGCGGCTGCGTACCGCCGCCGACCTGGGCATGATCGTCCTGGTCGGGGTCTTCCAGCTGGCCACCGCGCCGGTGGCCGCCCAGATGATCGGCCGGGCCGCCTACCGGTCGGGCCGGGTCGACCGCGGCCTGCTCGACGTCGACGAGCTGGCCGAACCCGGACCCCAGGGCCGGCGGTGA
- a CDS encoding monovalent cation/H+ antiporter complex subunit F has product MTVVLAVVLTVLLSVTALLALARIYRGPSLLDRVIAADLLLATMLGAVGAEAAVNRHATTLPVLVVLSLLGFVGSVALVRFAAREES; this is encoded by the coding sequence GTGACCGTCGTCCTCGCCGTCGTCCTGACCGTCCTGCTGTCGGTCACCGCCCTGCTGGCCCTGGCCCGGATCTACCGGGGTCCGTCGCTGCTGGACCGGGTCATCGCCGCCGACCTGCTGCTCGCCACCATGCTCGGCGCGGTCGGCGCGGAGGCGGCGGTCAACCGGCACGCCACCACCCTGCCGGTGCTGGTGGTGCTCTCCCTGCTCGGCTTCGTCGGCTCCGTCGCCCTGGTCCGCTTCGCCGCCCGGGAGGAGTCGTGA
- a CDS encoding Na+/H+ antiporter subunit E, whose translation MTGSSPPRSGRRRDQLIALGWLVVVWNLLWGHFSPANVLTGLLVGGAVLLFFPLPPVSFGGRLRPRALLTLAGVFVVELVSASIHVAAIAVRPGFRPRGAIIGVTLRVRTDLNLALTAELLSLVPGTLIVEVDRDAGVLYVHVLDVRSPADLTDSRDRVLAVEERIVRAVGSDAELRHLSTAPTEAP comes from the coding sequence GTGACCGGCTCGTCGCCGCCGCGCAGCGGACGCCGCCGCGACCAGCTCATCGCCCTCGGCTGGCTGGTCGTGGTCTGGAACCTGCTGTGGGGGCACTTCTCCCCGGCCAACGTCCTCACCGGCCTGCTCGTCGGCGGGGCGGTGCTGCTGTTCTTCCCCCTCCCGCCGGTCTCCTTCGGCGGCCGGCTGCGCCCCCGGGCGCTGCTGACCCTCGCCGGTGTCTTCGTCGTCGAACTGGTCAGCGCCAGCATCCACGTCGCCGCCATCGCGGTACGTCCCGGTTTCCGCCCGCGCGGGGCGATCATCGGGGTGACCCTGCGGGTCCGCACCGACCTCAACCTGGCGCTCACCGCCGAGCTGCTCTCCCTGGTGCCGGGCACCCTGATCGTCGAGGTGGACCGGGACGCGGGCGTCCTCTACGTCCACGTGCTCGACGTACGGTCCCCGGCCGACCTGACCGACAGCCGGGACCGGGTCCTGGCCGTCGAGGAACGGATCGTCCGGGCCGTCGGCTCCGACGCCGAACTGCGCCACCTCAGCACCGCACCCACGGAGGCACCGTGA
- a CDS encoding Na+/H+ antiporter subunit D produces MSRLVPLPVVVPLLGAALTLILVNRPRVQRTVSVVALGTNLVVAALLLVRAHREGPVVSEAGGWPAPVGIVLVADQLAALMLVVSSAVTLCVLLYSIGQGRAETSESAPVSIFHPTYLVLTAGICNAFLAGDLFNLFVGFEILLAASFVLITLGGTEARIRTGSTYVVVSILSSMIFLAAVGLVYAATGTLNMAQLAGRLDALPDGVRLALQLMLLLAFGIKAALFPLSAWLPDSYPTAPAPVTAVFAGLLTKVGVYAIIRTETLLFPGAEVGNLLMVGAGLTMMVGVLGAVAQSDLKRLFSFTLVSHIGYMIFGVALSTTAALSGAIFYVVHHITVQTTLFLVAGLVEERAGSTDLRRLGGLARVAPLLAVLFFVPAMNLAGIPPFSGFLGKVGLLQAGVAHGGPLPWAVVVAGTVTSLLTLYAASRVWNIAFWRAPQLATDDPVSRLPRLMVGATTALVVLGLGLTVVAGPLFQVTADAAADLRLRTPYVRAVLPGGPP; encoded by the coding sequence GTGAGCCGGCTCGTCCCGCTGCCGGTGGTGGTGCCGCTGCTCGGTGCCGCGCTCACCCTGATCCTGGTCAACCGGCCCCGGGTGCAGCGCACCGTCAGCGTGGTCGCGCTCGGCACCAACCTGGTCGTCGCGGCGCTGCTGCTGGTCCGCGCCCACCGGGAGGGGCCGGTGGTGTCCGAGGCGGGGGGCTGGCCCGCGCCGGTGGGCATCGTGCTGGTGGCCGACCAACTCGCCGCGCTGATGCTGGTGGTCTCCTCGGCGGTGACCCTCTGCGTGCTGCTCTACTCGATCGGCCAGGGCCGGGCCGAGACCAGCGAGTCCGCGCCGGTGAGCATCTTCCACCCCACCTACCTGGTGCTGACCGCCGGGATCTGCAACGCGTTCCTCGCCGGTGACCTGTTCAACCTCTTCGTCGGGTTCGAGATCCTGCTCGCGGCGAGCTTCGTGCTGATCACCCTGGGCGGCACCGAGGCCCGGATCCGCACCGGCTCCACGTACGTGGTGGTGAGCATCCTCTCCTCGATGATCTTCCTGGCTGCGGTGGGACTGGTGTACGCGGCCACCGGCACCCTCAACATGGCGCAGCTCGCCGGCCGGCTCGACGCGCTGCCCGACGGCGTACGGCTGGCGTTGCAGTTGATGCTGCTGCTCGCCTTCGGCATCAAGGCGGCGCTGTTCCCGCTCTCCGCCTGGCTGCCGGACAGCTACCCGACCGCCCCGGCACCGGTCACCGCCGTCTTCGCCGGCCTGCTCACCAAGGTCGGCGTCTACGCGATCATCCGGACCGAGACGCTGCTCTTCCCCGGCGCCGAGGTGGGCAACCTGCTGATGGTCGGGGCCGGGCTGACCATGATGGTCGGGGTGCTGGGCGCGGTGGCCCAGTCGGACCTGAAGCGGTTGTTCTCGTTCACCCTGGTCAGCCACATCGGCTACATGATCTTCGGGGTGGCGCTGAGCACCACCGCCGCGCTCTCCGGGGCGATCTTCTACGTGGTGCACCACATCACCGTCCAGACCACCCTGTTCCTGGTCGCCGGCCTGGTCGAGGAGCGGGCCGGCAGCACCGACCTGCGCCGGCTCGGCGGGCTGGCCCGGGTCGCCCCGCTGCTGGCGGTGCTCTTCTTCGTCCCCGCGATGAACCTGGCCGGCATTCCGCCGTTCTCCGGCTTCCTCGGCAAGGTGGGCCTGCTCCAGGCCGGGGTGGCGCACGGCGGACCGCTGCCCTGGGCGGTGGTCGTCGCCGGCACGGTGACCAGCCTGCTCACCCTCTACGCCGCCTCCCGGGTGTGGAACATCGCGTTCTGGCGGGCACCCCAGCTGGCCACCGACGACCCGGTGTCCCGGCTGCCCCGGCTGATGGTCGGCGCGACCACCGCCCTGGTGGTGCTGGGGCTGGGCCTCACCGTCGTCGCCGGCCCGCTGTTCCAGGTCACCGCCGACGCCGCCGCCGACCTACGGCTGCGTACCCCGTACGTGCGGGCCGTCCTGCCCGGTGGGCCGCCGTGA
- a CDS encoding Na(+)/H(+) antiporter subunit C: MLVVAVGVLTATGVTLLLERSLTRILLGVILLGNGVNLLILVGGRAGGAPVVGTGPDGEMSDALPQAMVLTAIVITFGLTAFLAAVAYRSWYLSGNDEVQDDVEDQQIVALAARNEVANADLGGEGPGDDPEQVSPEPAQRPGRRSDGAR, encoded by the coding sequence GTGCTGGTGGTCGCCGTGGGCGTGCTCACCGCCACCGGGGTGACCCTGCTGCTGGAGCGCAGCCTCACCCGGATCCTGCTCGGTGTCATCCTGCTCGGCAACGGGGTGAACCTGCTCATCCTGGTGGGTGGCCGGGCGGGCGGGGCGCCGGTGGTCGGCACCGGCCCGGACGGCGAGATGAGCGACGCGCTGCCCCAGGCGATGGTGCTCACCGCCATCGTGATCACCTTCGGGCTGACCGCGTTCCTCGCCGCCGTGGCGTACCGGAGCTGGTATCTCAGCGGCAACGACGAGGTCCAGGACGACGTGGAGGACCAGCAGATCGTCGCCCTCGCGGCCCGCAACGAGGTGGCCAACGCCGACCTCGGCGGCGAGGGGCCGGGCGACGACCCGGAACAGGTGTCCCCGGAGCCGGCGCAGCGGCCCGGTCGCCGGTCGGACGGTGCCCGGTGA